The window CCGCTACGAGCCGCATTCGCACGACTCCTTCAATCTGCGATACTGGCTCGACACCTCCAACTACAGGGATGGCGGccccgtcatcgtcctccaCTCTGGCGGGAAGGCTTCTGAAGAGCGGTTGCCATATCTCCAGCATGGCATCGCCTCCATGCTGACCAAAGCCACTGGCGGTATCGGCCTCATCTTGGAGCAACGGTATGAAGGAACGAGCATGCCGTTCACGAAATTCACTGTTGAAAACCTCCGCTTTCTATCGACGGAGCAAatcatggccgacgccgcctaCTTTGCCCAAAATGTCGTTTTCCCCGGCCTCGAGCATCGCAACCTCACAGCACCCAATACCCCTTGGATCATCTACGGCGGTTCTTACGGCGGCGCCATTGCAGCCTTTTCTCGGAAGGTGTATCCAGATGTATTCTGCGGCGCCATCGCGTCATCGTCCCCGACCGTGAGCATCGACGACTTGTGGCAGTTTTTTGAAGCCCCGCGCCTCTTTGCCCCAGGTGACTGCTCGCCGACCCAGCAGAAGATGGTAGATGTCATCGACAAGATGCTCTTCAGCAACGATAGCCAAAATGAACTTGGAATCAAGCAGCTCTTTGGTCTTGGCGACTTCATGAACGACGAGTTTGCGAGGTTTTTAATGTACCCGATCGGCAATCTCCAACTGAATAACTGGGACCCAGCTGTAACTTCTCGCGATTTCGACGAATACTGCACGCTCATCACCTCCGATACTCTTGTGTACAAGAATGCGGCTCTGCGTCCAGAGGTGGCCCGCGCTATTGCCCATGCAGGCTACGAGGGATTGCTGGCTGAGACGCTGACGACCCGGATGCTCAACTGGGTGGGCTACATCAGATCCGACGTCGATAATTACCCAAGTTTGAATAGAACGGAATCTTTGCGGACGTGGTTCTCAAATCGCTCTCGCAAGCCCGGTACGGATATGCAGAAAGATAAACGCATCGCTTGGAATTATCATAGATGCAGCGAGTAAGTCGTATCAACGCACTGGCGTTGCATCCCATGCTATCCACTTAACACCTCCACTAAACTGCCCCGTAGATTGGGCGACTTCTATAACGGAGCAAGCACTCCCAAAGACCGACTTCCCGTCGTCTCACGCGCCTATACATATGAATACGAGAGCATGCTTTGCCTCACTTGGTTCAACATCACGACTCGCCCTAACCTTGAAGGCTTCAATAAGTTTGGCGGTTATAACTTCAGCTTTCCCCGCGTCGCCATCATTAACGGTGCCCACGATCCCTGGCGCGTCGAGTCACCGCACGCCATTGGTCTGCCTGGTCGTCCGTCTACTACAGAGGAGCCGTTTATTCTCATCGAAGGCGCGACCCATCATTGGGACGAGAATGGACTCAAGGAGGAAGACAAAGGGAAGGTCGAGATACCACCGCAAATTGTAGACGTGCAAGCCAAGGAGGTTGAGTTTGTGAAGGCCTGGTTGGAAACTTGCTGATGAGGCATCTCGCAAGGCAGTGAAGGGGATTAAGTTCGCCGCAAGGCAGAGGCCGCAATGACAACATGCAAGGCCATGACATCTTCATTCCATCGACTCCGAAAGCAACGACACGGTGGGCTTGGGCGATTACGAAGACGTGCCAAGTCAAACTCGAGATACCAGAATTGGCAGAATATCGTATCATGCTATCAGAAATACAGCAATCATCTCGGGAATTTCTTTGGTGAAAACGCTCAAGCGCCAGACCGATGTTTAGATATTTTTGACAGTCGTATTTTAGCATGGTGAGTAATCCGTATCAAACGACGATGACCGTTGTTTTGAATGAGTCAATATCCATAACCCCTCGTTAAATGCATCCAATATTCGGTATTGATCTCATGGGACGCCAAGGTACGATGCTGCTGCTAACAATGCTGGTACGAGTCGTCTGTCATGACCCCGGTGCCACGCATTATATCAAGGTTTTTCGTCCCGCGTATCGATTTCTTAACCAGATATGACGTTTCTGCATACCACATCAAGGCAAGTCAGATTCGGTTGCTTGCCTCTTGAGCTGAGACAGAAAGTGCTTAGGCTGCGTGACAAGGGGGGTCATACATTCTTACGGGAAATACCGGCACATGCAACATGAGTTCTTCCTCGCTTGACAGTGACGTACCATTCAATGATATTTTCTTTCCAATTTTGCAGATTCCACCAATTTCATGTCAAGCCAGGAATAAAAATGCCCGGACAAACGCAGATATTCACGTCGATCCCGGATCAGCTCATCGAACTGGTCAGCGACCGGCTGCCGACATCCATCACGCTTCTCCGCAGACTGCAGTTTGCCGTCCGTGAAAATGGCGCAACAGCCAACACtcgcatcatcgtcgcctccgACACGGGCAATCTTGGTGATGGAACATTGAAGCCAAGAATCTTCACAGCTGTGCACGCCGATCTCTCTCCAAGAGCGCCGATCAGCCTGTTCATGTACTCAACACTCGAGGACAAGAGCCGAGAGATGATAGCTGGCGACCGGGAGGAGCACGAAGCTCAGGTGTCCGAAGTTGTGAATGCGCTCATCCGGCTGCGAAGCCAGTTCGATCCAGAGGGCAACTATCCCACCAGCGTGCTTCTCGGGAGCGTCCATGAGGACGTCGGGGCCATTCTCATCAAGCTCGGAAGGGTCTTGCCTCAACACTTGTACGAGAAATGGCTCTTTCGGGTGCAAGACATTCCCCCAACCGACCTTCAGCTGCCCAGGGGCATGCATTGGGGTTCTGCCACTGCCGCGGACTGCAAGCTCGCCGTTTCTCGCTCAAACATTCCGCGGACTGCGTACGAGACGACACCCTTCGAAACCATGCGGGAAAGCTAACTCGGTGCCCCACAGCGAAGCCCTTGGTCGACTGCCTAGTCTTGTCATAAAACTAGAAGATCAGACTCCCATAGCATGGGCATTCATAGGTATCATCTACCACCTACCTACGTGTCGCTGGACTCATTGACCGTGCTTCGCAGGTACGGATGGATCCTTGGTCAGTGTCCATTGTGAAGTGAGCAGGCCCTGGTTCCCCGAGAAGTGGGAATCATCGGTAACTAACTCGGGGTTAGGACAGCCATCGTAGAACGGGCTTGGCCAAGAAGGTCTCGGCGAAGCTGTTGCGAGACAATGCACGAGACCTGGCACCGGATGgttgggcggcggcagacGTGGGCGCCGATAACGTTGCTAGTCGTGCCATGTGCAGGAGCCTGGGTGGCAAACCGAGTTGGCGTATCTCATGGTACAAACACCAGCATCCATTGACGGTTGAAGCGGTGCTAATGGATCTATTTAGGCCCATGATGGATCTCCAGCCCCGAGCAAGTCAATGCTAGCATCCACATGGCCCTTATGACGGAAAGACAAAGTACATTGGGGAATAATCATGAAGCAAATATTGAAAGCATAACATGATAAGCATCAGTCACTGTACCGCTCTCGGGCATCGTCGCTCCGGTGTTTGAGACTCTTTTACTGTGCGTCGAGATTCTCGGAGTAATCCAGCGAAGGTTGAGTCCCGAGTGTTCAAAGCTTCCGGTGTGCATTCATTTCACGATCATCAAAACTGACCGGGAAATTGCCCTTGATACCTCCAAACTAGGGACTTCTGTTACAGCGCCGCTTGACAAGGGACACAGGTGGTGTAGCGCAGCAACGTGTGGAAGTGTTCACGGGGGTTtgggcgaggatgagatTAGGTGAACTGTTGTTCAATCATACGAATGTCGCATCCACTATTCCCAACCATGGCGCCATTCCGTCGGCACTATCATAACCATACCTGAAATATCCTGCCATTAGCTTTGCGAATGCTTTTGGTCTCAATGATTACTAAACTTGATTATGAATGGTACATTTCTATGGCAATTTTCGTTGCAGACATGATGGGTCTAGTCTGTGCGAGACTCTCTACAGCGTCTCTTTCAGTTCATGCAGTTTTCAGGAAAGGTATCACTTGCAATATCGACAATGGACAATTTCATGGTGCTCAGGCACATGCACCTGACATCAAACTTTCTCAAGAGACTAATAGACGATCAATGTCACCAACAAAGCAAATGCTGCAACGACGAGGCGT of the Drechmeria coniospora strain ARSEF 6962 chromosome 01, whole genome shotgun sequence genome contains:
- a CDS encoding extracelular serine carboxypeptidase — translated: MLATGPAGLVAALALSATVAAGYSSAHWEARFSTFEKRSSNVSRIGNIEAFNLSVPIDHYHNDSRYEPHSHDSFNLRYWLDTSNYRDGGPVIVLHSGGKASEERLPYLQHGIASMLTKATGGIGLILEQRYEGTSMPFTKFTVENLRFLSTEQIMADAAYFAQNVVFPGLEHRNLTAPNTPWIIYGGSYGGAIAAFSRKVYPDVFCGAIASSSPTVSIDDLWQFFEAPRLFAPGDCSPTQQKMVDVIDKMLFSNDSQNELGIKQLFGLGDFMNDEFARFLMYPIGNLQLNNWDPAVTSRDFDEYCTLITSDTLVYKNAALRPEVARAIAHAGYEGLLAETLTTRMLNWVGYIRSDVDNYPSLNRTESLRTWFSNRSRKPGTDMQKDKRIAWNYHRCSELGDFYNGASTPKDRLPVVSRAYTYEYESMLCLTWFNITTRPNLEGFNKFGGYNFSFPRVAIINGAHDPWRVESPHAIGLPGRPSTTEEPFILIEGATHHWDENGLKEEDKGKVEIPPQIVDVQAKEVEFVKAWLETC